A stretch of Lysobacter sp. K5869 DNA encodes these proteins:
- a CDS encoding DUF393 domain-containing protein: protein MKNDPAPRPAAEQVVALYDRACPLCRTEMHRLKAGDRHDRLRLVDIAAPDFDAAQWGFELEALRNALHVRGADGQWRIGVPGIAEAYRAVGLGWLTWPLRVPGAGRAAARAYRWIAPNRHRVSRWLGYREAGEEPAPRCDDGHCPTHY from the coding sequence ATGAAGAACGATCCCGCCCCACGCCCGGCCGCCGAGCAAGTCGTCGCCCTGTACGACCGCGCCTGCCCGCTGTGCCGCACCGAGATGCACCGGCTCAAGGCCGGCGACCGCCACGACCGTTTGCGTCTGGTCGATATCGCCGCGCCGGATTTCGACGCCGCGCAGTGGGGCTTCGAGCTCGAAGCGCTGCGCAACGCATTGCACGTGCGCGGCGCCGACGGTCAGTGGCGGATCGGCGTGCCCGGCATCGCCGAGGCCTACCGCGCGGTCGGTCTGGGTTGGCTGACCTGGCCGTTGCGCGTGCCCGGCGCCGGCCGCGCCGCCGCGCGCGCCTACCGCTGGATCGCGCCGAACCGCCACCGCGTCTCGCGCTGGCTCGGTTACCGCGAAGCCGGCGAAGAACCGGCGCCGCGTTGCGACGACGGCCATTGCCCCACCCACTACTGA
- the lexA gene encoding transcriptional repressor LexA has product MSLTDLRRALLAFLHERLAADGLPPSQQEICARFGFRQNRSAGYHLQALHEDGLIELLPGRARGIRLRPAGVREAQAWRAERDGWDAPSSATPAANDDALPVLGRVAAGAPIGADPDAEAHVVIDRALFSPRPDYLLRVKGDSMREDGIFDGDLVAVHRTREARSGQVVVARLGDEITIKRLRIDADGIALLPRNPDYAPIRVPADVDFAIEGLYCGLVRSA; this is encoded by the coding sequence ATGAGCCTCACCGACCTCCGCCGCGCCCTGCTCGCCTTCCTGCACGAACGCCTCGCCGCGGACGGCCTGCCGCCGTCGCAGCAGGAAATCTGCGCGCGCTTCGGCTTCCGCCAGAACCGCTCCGCCGGCTATCACCTGCAGGCGCTGCACGAGGACGGGCTGATCGAGCTGCTGCCGGGCCGCGCCCGCGGCATCCGCCTGCGCCCGGCCGGCGTGCGCGAGGCGCAGGCGTGGCGCGCGGAACGCGACGGGTGGGACGCGCCCTCCTCCGCGACGCCCGCCGCCAACGACGACGCGCTGCCGGTCCTCGGCCGGGTCGCCGCCGGCGCGCCGATCGGCGCCGATCCCGACGCCGAAGCGCATGTCGTGATCGACCGCGCGCTGTTCTCGCCGCGGCCGGACTACCTGCTGCGGGTCAAGGGCGATTCGATGCGCGAGGACGGCATCTTCGACGGCGATCTGGTCGCGGTGCACCGCACCCGCGAGGCGCGCAGCGGGCAAGTGGTGGTCGCGCGCCTGGGCGACGAAATCACCATCAAGCGCCTGCGCATCGACGCCGACGGCATCGCCTTGCTGCCGCGCAATCCCGACTACGCGCCGATCCGCGTGCCCGCCGATGTCGACTTCGCCATCGAAGGCCTGTACTGCGGCCTGGTGCGCAGCGCCTGA
- a CDS encoding MarR family transcriptional regulator — protein sequence MSLSPLQERFILHWGEMGSRWGVNRTVAQIHALLFLSERAITADEICETLNLARSNVSTSLRELQSWNLARVTHVLGDRRDHFETYKDVWDIFRAVVQERRRREIEPTLSMLRTAVLDGDNAAVAPDQTDPRDRLTLARMREVLEFMETGTSWIDEMNRLDPKTLINLLKMGARIQQFVRGPVKPLPEPQAQAAGVLFGDEDDVDEGAAGADAAGAAAAARPDDRPS from the coding sequence ATGTCCCTCAGCCCTCTGCAAGAACGCTTCATCCTCCACTGGGGCGAGATGGGCAGCCGCTGGGGCGTCAACCGCACCGTCGCCCAGATCCACGCGCTGCTGTTCCTGTCCGAGCGCGCGATCACCGCCGACGAGATCTGCGAAACGCTCAATCTGGCCCGCTCCAACGTCAGCACCAGCCTGCGCGAGCTGCAGTCCTGGAATCTGGCCCGGGTCACCCATGTGCTCGGCGACCGCCGCGACCATTTCGAGACCTACAAGGACGTGTGGGACATCTTCCGCGCCGTGGTCCAGGAGCGGCGCCGGCGCGAGATCGAGCCGACCCTGAGCATGCTGCGCACCGCCGTGCTCGACGGCGACAACGCCGCCGTGGCGCCCGATCAGACCGACCCGCGCGACCGCCTGACCCTGGCGCGCATGCGCGAGGTGCTGGAGTTCATGGAGACCGGCACCAGCTGGATCGACGAAATGAACCGGCTCGACCCCAAGACCCTGATCAATCTGCTGAAGATGGGCGCGCGCATCCAGCAATTCGTGCGCGGACCGGTCAAGCCGCTGCCGGAACCGCAGGCGCAGGCCGCGGGCGTGCTGTTCGGCGACGAGGACGACGTGGACGAGGGCGCCGCCGGCGCGGACGCAGCCGGCGCCGCCGCCGCCGCGCGGCCCGACGATCGCCCGTCCTGA
- a CDS encoding TIGR01777 family oxidoreductase has protein sequence MDLHTLFLSLLLLQIAMGALDTIAHHEVMEKLANRRSAALELKLHAARGFVYGFLFLVFAWIRPQGAWLAAVWALVLIEVGITLWDFVVEDATRLLPNTERVLHTILAVNGGAMFAVYALATRADWALPSALTPAAHGWMSWALSAAALGIGLSAVRDGLAARANAAEPAPRPLLAQHPQQHFLISGGTGFIGTALVEGLLAGGHRITVLSRDPRRAALRFGGRARCIADTAELRDDEAVDVVVNLAGAPVVGPRWTPQRKRALLASRIGTTDALRAWCDRATRKPALWLQASAVGLYGAQALSGPELREVAPVRGDFPSELCAAWERAAAPVAERGVRLTTLRLGLVLHRSGGLLPMLALAAALGGAARLGAGKQWFAWIHLDDVLRFVEHAVEHAGVRGPYNLVAPGGCTQAEFTRELARALHRPAWLAMPAAPLRLLLGEMATMLLDGPVVAPQRLTDQRFVFVHPVLASALRAAPASVGVANRFEPMAQGHPGEDHGTVATH, from the coding sequence ATGGACCTGCACACCTTGTTCCTGAGCTTGTTGCTGCTGCAGATCGCGATGGGCGCGCTCGACACGATCGCCCACCACGAAGTGATGGAGAAGCTCGCCAACCGCCGCAGCGCGGCGCTGGAGTTGAAGCTGCATGCGGCGCGCGGTTTCGTTTACGGCTTCTTGTTCCTAGTGTTCGCCTGGATCCGCCCGCAAGGCGCGTGGCTGGCGGCGGTGTGGGCGCTGGTGCTGATCGAAGTCGGCATCACCTTGTGGGACTTCGTGGTCGAAGACGCGACCCGCCTGCTGCCGAACACCGAGCGCGTGCTGCACACCATCCTCGCGGTCAACGGCGGCGCGATGTTCGCGGTGTACGCCTTAGCCACGCGCGCCGACTGGGCGCTGCCGAGCGCGCTGACGCCGGCCGCGCACGGTTGGATGTCGTGGGCGCTCAGCGCGGCCGCGCTCGGCATCGGCCTGAGCGCGGTGCGCGACGGTCTGGCCGCGCGCGCCAACGCCGCCGAGCCGGCGCCGCGGCCGTTGCTGGCCCAGCATCCGCAGCAGCACTTCCTGATCAGCGGCGGCACCGGCTTCATCGGCACCGCCTTGGTCGAAGGCTTGCTCGCCGGCGGCCACCGCATCACCGTGCTCAGCCGCGATCCGCGCCGCGCCGCATTGCGTTTCGGCGGCCGCGCGCGCTGCATCGCCGACACCGCCGAGTTGCGCGACGACGAAGCCGTCGATGTGGTGGTCAATCTCGCCGGCGCGCCGGTGGTCGGCCCGCGCTGGACGCCGCAGCGCAAGCGCGCGCTGCTGGCAAGCCGCATCGGCACCACCGACGCCTTGCGTGCGTGGTGCGATCGCGCGACCCGCAAGCCGGCGCTGTGGCTGCAAGCCAGCGCGGTCGGCCTGTACGGCGCGCAGGCGCTCAGCGGGCCGGAACTGCGCGAAGTCGCGCCGGTGCGCGGCGATTTTCCCAGCGAACTGTGCGCGGCCTGGGAACGCGCCGCCGCGCCGGTGGCCGAACGCGGCGTGCGCTTGACCACGCTGCGGCTCGGCTTGGTCCTGCACCGCAGCGGCGGCTTGCTGCCGATGCTGGCGCTGGCCGCCGCGCTCGGCGGCGCCGCGCGCCTGGGCGCGGGCAAGCAATGGTTCGCCTGGATCCATCTGGACGACGTGCTGCGCTTCGTCGAACACGCGGTCGAACACGCCGGCGTGCGCGGCCCGTACAACCTGGTCGCGCCGGGCGGCTGCACCCAAGCCGAGTTCACCCGCGAACTGGCGCGCGCGCTGCATCGGCCCGCGTGGCTGGCGATGCCGGCCGCGCCGCTGCGACTGCTGCTGGGCGAGATGGCGACGATGCTGCTCGACGGCCCCGTCGTCGCGCCGCAGCGCCTGACCGATCAACGCTTCGTCTTCGTCCACCCCGTGCTCGCCAGCGCCTTGCGCGCGGCGCCCGCGAGCGTGGGCGTGGCCAACCGTTTCGAACCGATGGCTCAAGGACACCCGGGGGAAGACCATGGAACTGTCGCAACGCATTGA